From a single Lytechinus variegatus isolate NC3 chromosome 9, Lvar_3.0, whole genome shotgun sequence genomic region:
- the LOC121421592 gene encoding lactosylceramide 1,3-N-acetyl-beta-D-glucosaminyltransferase A-like, translating into MVHTTKMRGRMFKRLWIVSAISVFLLVAYSSIVLVPAKENPLEVGWLKDVHWTPGTLKVGIYDFLINPSDACKLGSRDMTLLLLVKSAPSNKPRRDVIRETYVSGIKELNLPARVLFVMGNLEDSMERESIREEADLHGDILQADFKDHYYNLTIKLITGFKWVANFCRNTEFVMSIDDDVMLDIVTLVQDLEGLPSWNRTNLCLGEPNVGKPIRNEDSKWYCPKELYPEDTYPLSPFGAGYVLSQDSVQKLYVASKVVLPKVPFDDVYCGMLLDATGIAIADRVKLYAKLHPDRKPKDYLKSQLSVHQMTKAWDNWEDFKDVSERENHRTKRAKLFIFPFLLVLLLCMFFICTIVHC; encoded by the coding sequence ATGGTGCATACGACAAAGATGAGGGGTAGAATGTTTAAAAGGTTGTGGATCGTATCCGCCATATCCGTTTTTCTACTAGTTGCATACTCTAGCATCGTTCTAGTACCCGCGAAGGAGAATCCTCTGGAAGTTGGCTGGCTGAAAGATGTCCATTGGACGCCGGGAACGCTGAAAGTGGGTATCTACGACTTCTTGATAAACCCGTCGGACGCCTGTAAGTTGGGAAGCAGGGATATGACATTGCTACTCCTGGTCAAGTCAGCGCCCTCCAACAAACCCCGCAGGGATGTTATTCGAGAGACCTATGTAAGTGGTATCAAGGAATTGAACTTACCCGCTAGGGTGCTCTTTGTCATGGGAAACCTCGAGGACAGCATGGAGCGAGAAAGCATCAGGGAAGAAGCTGATCTGCACGGGGATATCCTCCAGGCTGACTTCAAAGACCACTACTATAACCTGACCATCAAGCTCATCACGGGTTTCAAGTGGGTGGCCAATTTCTGCAGGAACACCGAGTTTGTGATGTCCATTGATGACGATGTGATGCTGGACATCGTGACCCTTGTTCAGGACCTAGAGGGGTTACCTTCCTGGAACCGTACCAACCTCTGCCTCGGTGAGCCTAACGTGGGCAAGCCGATCAGGAACGAGGACAGCAAATGGTACTGTCCGAAGGAGCTATACCCAGAGGATACCTATCCTCTGTCACCATTTGGCGCGGGTTACGTACTGTCCCAGGACTCCGTACAGAAACTCTACGTCGCATCTAAAGTAGTGTTACCCAAAGTGCCTTTTGATGACGTCTACTGTGGCATGCTCCTAGATGCGACGGGGATCGCCATCGCCGACAGAGTCAAACTATACGCTAAACTGCATCCAGATCGTAAACCGAAAGACTATCTAAAGAGTCAGTTGTCTGTGCATCAAATGACAAAAGCCTGGGATAATTGGGAGGACTTCAAGGACGTCAGTGAAAGGGAAAATCACAGAACTAAACGtgcaaaattattcatttttccatttttattagTATTGCTATTATGTATGTTTTTCATTTGTACGATTGTGCATTGCTGA
- the LOC121421900 gene encoding lactosylceramide 1,3-N-acetyl-beta-D-glucosaminyltransferase A-like — translation MDTCKVGESNTTLLVLIKSAPSHRPRRDVIRETYMSDIKKMNLSAKVLFVLGTTKVAQDQESIKDETELYGDILQADFKDHYYNLTIKLIMGFKWVTNFCRSTEFMMSIDDDVMLDLVTLVQDLEGLPSRNRTNFCLGEPNVGKPIRNTSSKWYCPKAIYPEDTYPVSPYGAGYVLSQDAVQKLYNASKKLLPVVPFDDVYCGKWSPVGFS, via the exons ATGGATACGTGCAAAGTAGGAGAGAGCAATACAACATTACTTGTCTTGATTAAGTCAGCACCGTCGCACAGACCACGAAGAGACGTGATTCGGGAGACATATATGAGTGACATCAAGAAGATGAATTTATCCGCTAAGGTGTTATTTGTCCTCGGAACAACAAAGGTAGCACAGGACCAAGAGAGCATCAAGGACGAGACTGAGCTCTACGGAGACATTCTGCAGGCGGACTTCAAAGACCACTACTATAACCTGACAATCAAGCTTATTATGGGGTTCAAGTGGGTGACCAACTTCTGTAGGAGCACTGAATTCATGATGTCGATAGACGATGATGTGATGCTGGACCTCGTGACCCTTGTTCAAGACCTAGAGGGGTTACCTTCGCGGAACCGCACCAACTTCTGCCTAGGTGAGCCAAACGTGGGCAAGCCAATACGAAATACGTCAAGCAAATGGTACTGTCCGAAGGCGATTTACCCAGAGGACACCTATCCGGTGTCGCCGTATGGCGCTGGCTACGTCCTATCTCAAGATGCAGTCCAGAAGCTATACAATGCTTCGAAGAAATTGCTGCCTGTAGTGCCTTTTGATGATGTGTACTGTG GTAAATGGTCACCTGTTGGTTTCAGTTGA
- the LOC121421542 gene encoding beta-1,3-galactosyltransferase 5-like, producing MYIITMRNRTRQNRLQSSLVLSEVLTSMSSYGLPKCSAKISCAMVTLSVFLLVSFAWMFLLVVDQNPYGFGWLRTVHWTPGTLQVDSYDFPINPMDTCKEGITRIKLLVLVKSAPSHRSHRDAIRETYASGIKEYRVSARVLFVLGNTEDEQDRKAIGVEAELYGDVLQVDFTDHYYNLTIKLVMSLKWVVNFCRDTEFVMSIDDDVMLDVVTLVQDLEALPMERQSDFFLGKPNTYPPNRNVFSKWYIPRELYPEDTYPVSPFGHGYVMSQDVVQKLYEASTECLPRVPFDDVYCGMLLQRRNIEIVNRLNFYKELHPKRRSKDYVMLELSEGAMKRTWESMRLGTLSENLPNFTCTNSVLFWLILLSLLIIIIVKYFHHASIDHQITLS from the coding sequence atgtatataattactATGAGAAACAGAACGCGTCAAAACAGACTCCAATCGTCGCTTGTTCTTTCCGAGGTGCTTACCAGCATGTCATCTTATGGATTGCCGAAATGTTCTGCGAAGATATCCTGTGCAATGGTCACATTGTCCGTTTTTCTTCTGGTCAGCTTTGCTTGGATGTTTCTACTAGTCGTTGATCAGAATCCATATGGGTTTGGCTGGCTGAGGACCGTTCATTGGACACCAGGGACCCTACAAGTGGATTCCTATGACTTTCCGATCAATCCGATGGATACGTGTAAGGAAGGGATTACCAGGATCAAGCTGCTGGTTTTGGTGAAGTCCGCACCCTCTCATAGATCGCACAGGGATGCCATACGAGAGACCTATGCCAGTGGTATCAAGGAGTACAGAGTGTCCGCAAGGGTGTTGTTTGTCCTGGGAAACACTGAGGATGAGCAGGACCGAAAAGCCATCGGGGTAGAAGCTGAACTGTACGGGGATGTCTTACAAGTGGACTTTACCGACCATTACTATAACCTCACGATCAAACTCGTTATGAGCTTAAAATGGGTGGTCAACTTCTGTCGGGACACTGAGTTTGTGATGTCCATAGACGATGATGTAATGCTTGACGTTGTGACTCTTGTCCAGGATTTAGAAGCGCTACCAATGGAGCGTCAGTCGGACTTCTTCCTGGGGAAGCCAAACACGTACCCACCAAACCGTAATGTGTTCAGCAAATGGTATATCCCGAGAGAGTTGTACCCAGAGGATACCTACCCAGTGTCACCGTTTGGTCATGGATATGTAATGTCACAGGATGTGGTACAGAAGCTCTACGAAGCCTCCACAGAATGCCTTCCTAGGGTTCCATTTGATGACGTCTACTGTGGAATGCTGTTGCAAAGGAGAAACATCGAGATTGTCAACAGACTAAATTTCTACAAAGAGCTTCATCCGAAGAGAAGATCCAAAGACTACGTGATGCTCGAACTCTCCGAGGGGGCCATGAAACGAACTTGGGAATCCATGCGCCTCGGGACCCTTTCCGAAAACCTCCCAAATTTCACATGTACCAATTCAGTATTGTTTTGGTTGATATTACTATCATTACttataatcatcattgtaaagtATTTTCACCATGCCAGTATTGACCACCAGATAACTCTCTCATAG